In Uranotaenia lowii strain MFRU-FL chromosome 2, ASM2978415v1, whole genome shotgun sequence, one genomic interval encodes:
- the LOC129750171 gene encoding uncharacterized protein LOC129750171 produces the protein MKLAAVLVVALACATFATAKPTLLTKKILLKKYALPRYISGGSFSLPQLPSLYIPFPFSSFWPASKSSSEPAPTIVYHSLEEPQEEPQNQETHPVPEAEKAQINVLEDINHASSQQVYQEPLSNAIDLRSPVYIAETLAVRHEAPLPVGYQESVHIRNVEPAPGTQ, from the coding sequence CATGTGCCACCTTTGCGACCGCCAAACCAACCCTGCTGACCAAGAAAATTCTACTGAAAAAATACGCTCTACCCCGGTACATTTCCGGGGGAAGCTTCAGCTTGCCACAGCTCCCGAGCCTGTACATTCCATTTCCCTTCTCCTCGTTCTGGCCGGCATCGAAATCGTCCTCCGAGCCTGCCCCAACGATCGTCTACCACTCCCTGGAGGAACCTCAAGAGGAGCCGCAAAACCAAGAAACTCATCCCGTCCCAGAAGCCGAAAAAGCTCAAATCAACGTTCTGGAAGACATCAACCATGCATCATCCCAGCAGGTCTACCAAGAACCCTTGAGCAACGCCATCGATCTGCGCTCGCCGGTCTACATCGCCGAAACTCTAGCAGTCCGACACGAGGCCCCACTTCCGGTCGGCTACCAGGAATCGGTGCACATCCGGAATGTTGAGCCAGCTCCGGGAACGCAGTAA